The Sphingosinithalassobacter sp. CS137 genome includes a region encoding these proteins:
- a CDS encoding DUF3857 domain-containing protein produces MIRLVVAAVAALFCMGAAMAQEAPAYGPVPDWVTVATLDPEAADAGEGGPFLLYDQQRLIEGDTVHHYADTAFHIANQQMLAAFGTISLPWQPEQGAMTIHRVEIIRDGETIDLLASGARFSVLQREQQLEQAQLTGTLTATMPAEGLRLNDVLRVSVSVDQRDSALGGNAQVAVPVPVEPVKLAFGRVRLLWPSDRALRWKLPDYATAPEEAEAGGRRELIVSLPLAKPPELPDDLPARFAQLPILEATSFSDWADVATTMAPLYRAEGLIAPDGELAREVAAIAAASTDPLARATAALQLVQGRVRYLYKGMDGGNYRPQQPEETWALRYGDCKAKTLLLLAVLHELGIESEAALVHSTLGALVPQRVPSPAAFDHVIVRARIAGRDFWLDGTDLGATAATIADIPPFHNALPLTAAGALVPLPLTPPAEPDLAFDYTIDMRAGMHLPVLFEFSGTMTGEIAEMLRMVKLQGDAAQIATVAENLAKLTLRNAVVTEAAVEAPEDGSGVTVTASGIFYPKWEEENRELHYWLDSSVEGIAFAPNRARSAWRDLPAIATELESSRMRLRIRLPGGGEGYRLDGDETLPRELAGRLLAREVQQDGAWVTVTDRVDSGFIEVQPEEIGAERRKLAQAQSRRLKLIASEDAGFFPDQLERARADGMIDLLEARYGEWIAADPEEAFRYESRGWFRERIDAEEAALEDYDRAIELDPSAQRYRGRAAIHAELKNWDAALADARAAYELDPASDGGIGLVAHYQAEGGDVDGAVATLTEQIDLGGDTSGNLASSLASILADAGRTDEALATLDEAILLRPDDSMLLNSRCWTKGTRNRDLEGGLRDCTRAIELAESPAAILDSRAMIYFRMNRLDSALADLDAALALAPEMAAGRFLRGVVRTRMGDAEGARSDLDLAARLVPDIAETYAEYGVAP; encoded by the coding sequence ATGATTCGGCTTGTTGTGGCTGCTGTCGCGGCGCTTTTCTGCATGGGTGCCGCAATGGCGCAGGAGGCGCCCGCATATGGGCCCGTACCCGACTGGGTAACCGTCGCGACGCTCGATCCCGAGGCAGCGGATGCCGGCGAGGGGGGGCCGTTCCTGCTGTACGACCAGCAGCGCCTGATCGAAGGCGACACCGTCCACCACTATGCCGACACCGCGTTCCATATCGCGAACCAGCAGATGCTGGCGGCGTTCGGGACGATCAGCCTGCCCTGGCAGCCCGAGCAGGGCGCGATGACGATCCACCGCGTCGAGATCATCCGCGACGGAGAAACGATCGATCTGCTGGCGAGTGGCGCGCGCTTTTCCGTCCTGCAGCGCGAGCAGCAGCTGGAGCAGGCCCAGCTGACGGGCACGCTGACCGCGACGATGCCGGCCGAGGGGCTGCGCCTGAACGACGTGCTTCGCGTCAGCGTGTCGGTCGATCAGCGCGACTCTGCGCTGGGAGGCAATGCCCAGGTTGCGGTTCCGGTCCCTGTCGAGCCGGTGAAGCTGGCGTTCGGGCGTGTGCGGCTGCTTTGGCCGAGCGATCGTGCGCTCCGCTGGAAGCTGCCCGACTATGCGACGGCTCCGGAGGAGGCCGAGGCCGGGGGGCGCCGCGAGTTGATCGTCTCGCTGCCGCTCGCCAAGCCGCCCGAGCTGCCCGACGATCTTCCGGCGCGGTTCGCGCAGCTGCCGATTCTCGAGGCGACGAGCTTCTCCGACTGGGCCGATGTGGCGACGACGATGGCGCCGCTGTACCGCGCCGAGGGGCTGATCGCGCCCGACGGCGAGCTGGCGCGCGAAGTGGCGGCGATCGCCGCCGCCTCGACCGATCCGCTCGCGCGTGCGACCGCCGCGCTGCAACTGGTGCAGGGGCGTGTCCGCTATCTCTACAAGGGGATGGACGGCGGGAATTACCGGCCGCAGCAGCCCGAGGAGACCTGGGCGCTGCGCTATGGCGACTGCAAGGCCAAGACGCTGCTGCTGCTGGCCGTGCTGCACGAGCTGGGGATCGAAAGCGAAGCCGCGCTCGTCCATTCGACGCTGGGAGCGCTCGTGCCGCAGCGCGTGCCTTCGCCCGCCGCGTTCGACCATGTCATCGTGCGCGCGCGCATCGCGGGCCGCGACTTCTGGCTCGACGGAACCGATCTGGGCGCGACCGCGGCCACGATCGCGGACATTCCGCCCTTCCATAACGCACTGCCGCTTACCGCTGCCGGTGCACTGGTGCCGTTGCCGCTCACGCCGCCCGCCGAACCGGACCTCGCTTTCGACTACACGATCGACATGCGCGCCGGCATGCACCTTCCGGTCCTGTTCGAATTCAGCGGTACGATGACCGGCGAAATCGCCGAGATGCTGCGGATGGTGAAGCTGCAGGGCGACGCTGCGCAGATCGCGACGGTGGCGGAGAACCTCGCCAAGCTGACCTTGCGGAATGCGGTGGTCACGGAAGCGGCGGTCGAGGCGCCCGAGGATGGCAGCGGCGTCACGGTCACTGCATCGGGGATCTTCTATCCCAAGTGGGAGGAGGAGAATCGCGAATTGCACTATTGGCTCGATTCCAGCGTCGAGGGCATCGCCTTCGCGCCCAATCGTGCGCGGTCCGCCTGGCGCGACCTGCCGGCGATCGCAACCGAGTTGGAATCCTCCCGGATGCGGCTGCGCATCCGCTTGCCCGGGGGCGGGGAAGGATATCGGCTCGACGGTGACGAAACGCTCCCGCGCGAACTCGCCGGACGCCTGCTGGCGCGCGAAGTGCAGCAGGACGGCGCGTGGGTGACCGTAACCGACCGAGTCGATTCCGGCTTCATCGAAGTGCAGCCGGAGGAAATCGGAGCGGAACGCCGCAAGCTGGCGCAGGCCCAGTCGCGCAGATTGAAGCTGATCGCGTCGGAGGACGCCGGGTTTTTCCCGGATCAGCTGGAGCGCGCACGCGCGGACGGCATGATCGACTTGCTCGAGGCGCGCTATGGCGAGTGGATCGCGGCCGACCCCGAGGAGGCGTTCCGCTACGAATCCCGCGGCTGGTTCCGCGAGCGGATCGACGCCGAGGAAGCCGCGCTGGAGGATTATGATCGGGCGATCGAGCTCGACCCCAGCGCCCAGCGGTATCGCGGGCGCGCAGCGATCCATGCCGAGCTCAAGAACTGGGATGCCGCGCTGGCCGATGCCCGTGCCGCCTATGAGCTCGATCCCGCGAGCGACGGGGGAATCGGGCTGGTCGCGCATTACCAGGCGGAGGGCGGGGACGTCGACGGCGCGGTGGCGACGCTGACCGAGCAGATCGATCTGGGCGGCGATACGTCGGGCAATCTCGCCTCGTCGCTGGCCTCGATCCTGGCGGACGCGGGCCGCACCGACGAGGCGCTGGCGACGCTGGACGAGGCGATCCTGCTGCGGCCGGACGACAGCATGCTGCTCAACAGCCGCTGCTGGACCAAGGGAACGCGCAACCGCGATCTGGAGGGCGGATTGCGCGACTGCACCCGGGCGATCGAGCTGGCGGAATCGCCCGCCGCGATCCTCGACAGCCGCGCGATGATCTATTTCCGGATGAACCGCCTGGATTCCGCCTTGGCCGATCTGGATGCGGCGCTGGCGCTTGCGCCGGAGATGGCGGCGGGCCGTTTCCTGCGCGGCGTGGTCCGCACGCGCATGGGCGACGCCGAGGGCGCGCGCAGCGATCTGGATTTGGCCGCACGCCTCGTTCCCGACATTGCGGAGACCTATGCCGAATATGGGGTCGCGCCGTGA